DNA from Leptospira harrisiae:
AATCCATCTTACGGAAGTACTCGAGGATCTCTCGCGCTTCTTCTTCCTTTATATTTTGAAATGTCATCTGAGTTAAGTGTTCACCGATTAACTCTTGTCCAATGGGATCTTTTTGAGTCATCTCAATTGGATTTAGAATCATATTCATAATCCACTCTGGAGTTCTGCGGAGTGTTACATCCTGAAGAGCAGGTCCTACAACCTTTTCTTCAAATTTGTGACAAGCGGAACACTTGGCTTCAAATTGTTTTTTACCACGATCTGCCATAACCTGGTCTAAAGCACCGATGGTTACAGAAGTTACCGGTCCTATTCCCTTGGAACCAGCGTTAGATGTTGGTGTTTCCTCAGTTTTTTCTCCTCCACAGGATATGATTGTCATTGATACGAAGAGTCCGATTAAGATTCCGAACTTCATTCGGAAAGATACTCCGTTTATTTTTGAAAGGTTCATTTTAAATACTCCTTGGTATTTGATTACTTATCATTTCTTTGCAGGCGGTAATAACACCGAGTCTATCACATGAATGATTCCGTTTGCTGCTGGAATGGATGCAACAACGGTTGCTCCATTGATCATTACCTTTCCATTTTTTACGGAAACTTTTGTGTGACCTCCATTCGCCATACCGAGTTCATCATCCTTACCAGTGTACTCAGATTTCAATAGGGATTCTGTTAGGTTACCGACTACGACATGGTACTCTAATATGTTCTTCAAAGCATCTTTTTGGCTTGGTTTTAGAAGATCATCCACGGTTCCTGCTGGTAACTTTGCAAAAGCATCGTTTGTTGGTGCGAACACAGTGAACGGTCCTTGGTTAGCAAGGGAATCCACGAGGCCGGCAGCTTGAACAGCAGCGACTAGTGTTGTATGCTCTTTGGAACCTACAGCAATTTTTAGAACATCTTGTTGTGATTTGTCATCTGCGACTGCAGAAATCCCTTTGCCCGCATCGGAATCATCAGATTTTCCGCAAGATGCACCGGCTAATGAGAGACAGGTGACTATCGTGATCATTGTGAATTGAAAAATTTTTTTGTTCATTGGATACCGCCCACTTATTGGTTCACTGTCCATTGAATGCCATAAAGAAGGATTGTGTATTGATCTAGATCAAGATGGTTCGAATCATTTGTGTTGATAATTGTCAATTAGGGGATGAGCAGCCGAAGTGTGTTTCGTATGAAAAACGGGAAGATACGTTCCTTGGCCGAATCTCTGTCGGTTTAGAGCTCCTGTAAAAATAAAGTTAGAATGATTCTTATTCTAAGAAAAGCTTTAGTGAAACCTATAGTTTCCAAGTGGTTCGGATTATTCACTTGTCCTCTCGGTGTGCTACAAAAACCTGAAAGAACGAGGTTTCCTCATGGTTACAAAGTGGGATTCGAAATACGAAACAAATATCTCAGAGATTGATTCTCAACATAAAAAACTCTTTCGATTGATTAATAATATTGAAACAGTTTACGATGAAAACAAAGAACATCTGTCTGCAAAATCCAAAATACTTTTGGATGCAGTTTCTGAGTTAGAAGATTATACACTCAGTCATTTTTTAATTGAAGAACGTGTGATGGAGTTAAACCAATACCCAGAATTGGAAGCTCATAAAAAACAACACGATAAGTTCACCGATAAAATTTTAGAATTAAAGAATCGTCTGACTTCAGGGACTCTTCTTTCCAATGATGTGGAGCTAAACCAGTTCTTTGGAGACCTTCTGAATTTTTTGAGAGCTTGGCTGACAAATCATATTCTAAAAGAGGATATGGATTATAAACCGTATATAAAATTCAATATTTAGTTTTTATACTTTGTTCATTCAAAGTATAACGGATATTTTGATATTTTTTCGATAAGGTTTGATTTTGCTTTTTTAGCTAAATTGATATCATTACCTTTCATTGTATGTACCTCTTCTAATAATAAATTGATATATTTATGTAATTCTTCATGTCCTTGTCCTGTCATTGTACATGAAGATAGAATTTCATTGATAATCGACGTGATTTGTTCTGCTTGTTTATGATATTCTTCTATAGCCTCTTCAGAATTTGCATGGTGAAATAGTTCGTTCATCTTCTGAAAACCTATCCTTGTAGATTCGTCGGCCACCCAAGGTTTACCATTTTCTAATTCTGGAAGTTTTGAGCCCGAGTGTTCGTGGCATGAGTAGGTCATGCTGATTAGGCATAAAATAAAACTATATATGATAGAACGGGAAAACTTCATGATACAAACTACCATTCTTGTTTCAGGAAAAAATTGATCTAAATCAATTGTGATTATTTTTTTAATAAAAAGTGGAAATGGAATTATCTATTTGTTGTAGGAAAACACGCGCACCCAAGCTAACTTCAAAAATGTAACTAAACCTAAAAAAATTAGAAATTTTCCAAACAATGCTAAAGAATCAAAAGGAAAAATAAACTTTGTCATTAAAAATAAAACCAAACCCAGGTTATAACTATAAAATAGAAACCAAATTTGCCAGGTGGAACCTCTCGGTTGTTCGGATAGAAACTTGGGAAACATCCAATAGGCAGTTCCCATAATTAACTGAATCAAAAATCCCCAAATTAGAATTGAATAATGAAGCGGAAGAACTCTCCAAATTTCTGGATCTAAGGCAAATGCTTTATTGATCATTAAGAGAGCCCCTAATGAAGATCCTATCATTAAATAAATAAGGGAAACTCGAATCAACCAAACGGATGGAAGAGGAAACATAAAATTTATTTTTTCCCTTGTGGTTCTAACCTTGGCCAAATTTCCAAAACAAAACAAAGAATTCCTAATAATTGAAAGAAGATGGAACAAACAAAAGGATAAATGGAGAGTTCTTTATGTTGATACAAAAATGGTTCAGAAACGATTCGAAGGATTAAACCCAAGTTTAAAGATAAATAGGCCGTCCAAGCAATCTTGGTTCCATTTTTAGGAGTCGGGTTTTTCCCTTTGGGATACATCCAAAGCGAAACTCCCATAATGATTTGGGTAATCCATCCGAGAGTGATCATATGCCAATAAACCGGCATTAGGTGAATTTCCCATTGTAATCCTGGGAATTCTGAAAAAGCATAAACAAGGACTCCAAAAAATAAATACAACATTCCCGATTTTATAAAGTACCTTGAAAGTTTTGGCATAAAAATCGGTTTTATATTAGATTATTTTTCATTTGTATCAACTTCTATTTTGTAACTTGCATGGCAAGCGACACAATTGCGAGTGAGTTCATCCATCTCTTTTAGTAAAGAATGGATTTCTTGTTTGTTGCGAATTTTGACAGCGATGGCATCAAATTTTTCGTGAGTTCCAAATCCCAGTTTTTTAAATTCCACGGGAAGTTTTAGTAGGATGGTTTTTTCTTGGTTCTCTAAACTTGCAACTAGTCCCATACCAACGGCATCAGCTGCTTTGGCAGCACCTTCGTAATCTTTGTCTGCAAGCCCACTTAACATACCATTTACAGCTGTGAGTAAGGCTCTCATTTCTGTTAAAACCAATTGGCGTTCTGCTGGTGTCAAATGAATGGCTGTGCGGTTGTCTAGAGAACGACTCGTACTTCCGAAATAAAAAAAATATCCTAAGGTAATGATGGTAACAAACCAAAGCCCAATCGCTAATTTCCCAATAATTTTTGAATTCATAGTTTTTCCTTTTATATATTTTGTTCCATTCCCAGATAAATACTAAAAATACTCATTTGTTTATTATATGAAAACTGGAATGGATGAATTTCTTTATTAGAAAAAACGGCATGAGATAAAGTCCAGTCGGAAGTTTTTCCACCATAGGTTTTTTTAGGAAATCCATACTCACATGCAATATGAAACGAAGTATCATTCCAAGAAATACTTCCTCCCAATGCAAGATGGTGTTCGATACTGGCTCCTAACATCGGACTCACTCCACTAGCAGGAATTATATTGTTACCATAACTATAACCCATTCGGCTCATAAAACGTTCATTCCATTTGTATTCAAATCCAACTGCCAATATAGTTTGGTTTTTCCAATTTAAATTAAACTGGAAGGTATTTGTTTCTACACCGATAGGTGTTCTCATCCAAACATCTTCTAAACGAAACTTACTGGTATTAAAACTTTCGGACCAAGGAATGTATTTAATGTCAAAATCAATGATAAACTTATCTGTGCGGTAAGAGATTCCCGCTACATGTTTGTCGGGCCAAATCATATAGCGAGATACTCTCGTCCCAAATGATCTTTCCGGAGCATAACCATCTACTTTCATGGTTCCATCCATTGGTAAAAGGTTTCTGGTTGTATAAGAGTAGGCTACCCGTATGTTTTCTGTTAAATCATAAGAAGCTCCTACTTTTCCTCCCATCGTATAAGCGGAATCACTTTGGTAACGAATTCCACCAGGAATTGTAAGGCTTCTTGTTTCGTCTTGGTAGGTTCTTTTTAATTCCATAAACCCATAAACAAAATCTATCCCTGCTCCAATGGCGAAGTTACCTTTTTTGTAACCGGCACCAAACGTGGATTTCATGGTCATAAACTTAAAATTCAAATCTTCTACAGTTTTTGTACTTTCTCCAATGATGGGAATGTTCAATCCAAAAGTTTCATTCAGAGTTCTTCCATCGGGAGTATTACGTTTGATGTTTTTAAATTGGCCACCGCCGCCGCCTTGAGCATAAAGAGCAAATCCAATGCTAATATTATCGGTGACTGGCTTTATGACACCGATATAGGGAAGAACTGCCCTCGGATGTTCCACAGTTGCATTTCGATAGGAACGATTGGGGTCTGGATCGATGTATTCATCATTGTATTCGATGGTCGGAAGATGAATCGCAGAACCTAACTCCCATTTTGTTCTTTTAACTCTTGCTAAATGAGAAGGATTGGATTCTAAATCCATCACAGATCCTCCGACTGCTTGGAAGGCTCCTCCCATTCCCGCTTGTCTGGCACCAAAAGCAGGTTGCATGATTCCGTGAAAGGCTTGGATTTCCTTCTGCGGAAGGCTTGGCTCCAAGATTAGAATTAGAATGAAAATAGTTATGAAAATGCGACTCGAAATCATTTGTTTCAGGGAATGAAGGCCTCTGGCACTGTCAAGGGGAATAAATGACTAGAAAATCGAGAACCCTCTGGAAACGAAAATTCCAAAGATCGCAATGGTAACTGAAACGAGTAGGTTAAATCTTCCGAAAAATGAAGATGTTTTTCTATACCGTTCAAAACGTACGGGATCGGATATTAAGTATGTAAAAGTTTTTGGTCCAGTGACAAAATCATGATATAAGGAAGATAAAAATAATATAGTGAACAAACCAATTTTTGTTATAAACATAAAACCAATATTAGATGTCCATAATTCCCAATTAAGTCCAGATTGGAAAAATCCTTTTTGATATAAAATTCCAGTTCCTGAAAAAATAAATACAGAAAATATATAATAAGAAATATTTCTGAATTGAATTGCTGTTAGTTGCAAGAGGCGGAGTTTTTGATCTTTTAGTTCTGGGTTTCGAATGACAGGAATAAAAACAATCACATAAAATATCATTCCCCCAACCCAAATCATTGCAGAGAGAACGTGAAGGATTAAAAGTACAAAGTAAAGAAACATGATATCTTAAAATTAGAAATGAGGATTTCTTTGTCGTTTCCTTTTTACATTTAGAAACAATCTAAAAAATAAGTTATATATTTTCCCTTTTCGAAAACGGGATTCTTTTGGGATTGGTATTGTATATGTCCCAGATTCGAAACATTCCAGAATTGTTACTCCCTGCAGGAAATTTAGAAAAATTAGAAATTGCTTATCTTTATGGTGCGGATGCAGCTTACTGTGGAGTGCCTCGGTTTTCATTACGAGCGAGGGAAAATGAATTTACGATGGAGGCTTTGGAAAAGGGAGTTTCGATAGCAAGACAACTTGGTAAAAAAATTTATTTTACTGTAAACAACATTCCAAGAAATTCCAAACTTCCTTCATATCCAAAGTATTTGGATCAAATGGCTGCATTAAAACCAGATGCTTTGATTATGGCAGATCCTGGGTTGATCCTTTTGACAAAGGAAGCTCATCCTGAAATTGACATCCATATTTCTGTTCAAACCAATACAATGAATTATGCTGCAGTTCGATTTTGGAAACAGTTTGGTGCGACTCGAGTGATTCTTTCCCGTGAAGTATCTATTTCTGAAATTGCAGAAATTAAAAATCACGTTCCTGATATGGAAATCGAAGTGTTTGTTCATGGATCGATTTGTATTGCACATAGTGGTCGTTGTTTTATGAGTAATTATTTTAAAAAACGGGATGCCAATCAAGGTTCTTGTAATAATGCATGTCGTGACTTGTATAAAGTGTATGTCACAAATCCCAAACAGAATGATGAGCCAATGGAACTCATTACAGATGAAGAAGGAACTTTTTTGATGAATTCGAAAGACTTACGTGCCATCGAATTTTTACAAGAGTTATGTGATGCTGGTGTTGATTCTTTGAAAGTAGAGGGCCGAACTAAAAATGATTATTATGTGGGAATGGTCGCACGTAGTTATCGACATACATTAGATAACATTGCACGTGGCAAAGGGTTTGATCGGAAGTGGTTAGAAGAATTGGATAAAGTTTCTTCCAGAAAATATTTTTCTGGTTTTTTAACTCGTGGGATGGAAGACAGAGTTCCCGAAGAAGAACAAAATTTTCAAAACAATGAATTTGGAACTAGTTTGCAAATGAACCAAAAGTATGCAGGTTTTGTAAAAGAGTATAAACCAGATACAAAACGAATTGTCATTGAAGTTAAAAATAAAATCCAAAAAGGCGATTTGATGGAAGTCATCACAGCCATTGATTCTAATCCCGCAACCTTTACAGTAGATCAAATTTTTTATAAACAAAATCCAGTCGAAGTGATCAGTGGTGGGATGGGAACTGTGGAGTTGGAAGTTCCTTTTGCCATTCCTTCCCGATCATTTTTAAGTAAAAAGGTGTAGTTTATTAACCAGATCCAACGCGAAAGGGATTGCAGCGAAAAGCCCGGTCCAACACCTTTTGGTGTTGGATTCGCCCTAAAACTTGAGAAACTTTTTCATGAGAACTGTTAAGTCTAAGTAGAAACAAGTAGGGATCTTTTGTGAAAAAATTTTTTAAATTGATGGTCTTCATTCTTTTTGCCTTCCTTCTGCAATGTGGCAGAGAATCAAACAGCGAATCTACCGCATCAGTCGAAGCGGAAAAACGTTCTATGGACATGCCTATGGAAAAAAAATTGGCTGCCAGTTCCTCTCGCATCGACGATGGCGTAGAACAACCGTCAGTTGAGAATCAACTCGGGCAAGTATTTATACCAATTCAAAATAGTACAGAGCGATTGCTCGAATACCAAGTCCAATTAAGTTACCAAACTCAGGACTTGATTAAAACGAGAAAAGATATCCTTGGTTTTATTTCAAAGTATGGTTATATTGAAAGTAGTTCCGCTGTGAATACGGATTCACCTTATATGAATTTAAGCATTCATATAAAATCTGAAAAATTATATGAAGCATTGATTGAATTGGATACGTATGGAGTGTTACTCAGCGAAGATATATCGACTGTGGATCACACAGAAGGAATGGTTTGGCAAAAGATAAAATCAAACCGTGAAAAAATTCGTTTAACAAGGCGAACCAATGCAAACAACCAAACATCGGCAAATTCTAAAAATTGGCAGGCGATTGAAGAAGCAGTTACCGATAGCGAAAATAATTTGGACACTGCAGAACACGAGATTTGGAAAATAAAAGATAAGGTGAAATGGGCCACGTTGAGTATCAATTTTACAAGTCCAATTCCTCCGGATAGAATTCAAGTTCCTTTATATCGAAATGCATTTGTAGGCATTCTTAATGTATTTTTAGAATTAACCTATTATTTGGTTTGGATGGTACCTTTTCTTTTATTGGTTATCGTTTGTTATTTCCCAATCAAGAAGATATACAAACAGTTTAAAAAATAAATATATTTAGATAGGAATGAAACCAAATGTTTGATTCCTATCTTTTTTATGATTAGTTGTTTTCAATTTGCGGAAATCGAATAACTCCTTATCCAAGTTTCCGATTTATTTGGATCATCATAAAAATGTTCCGATGGTTTTCCAAATCGACTTTCATACTCATTGATTTTATAACTATCGTGATGGCAATGCACTGCTGCCAGACATTCAATTCCATTTTCAAATGTTAGTTTTAAATCTTTTGCTTCTTCAAACAAGTCAAGGTATCCAATCCGCCAATTGTATTTGCTTAAGAGTAGCGGGATGATATCTCGGTAAGCTTTGTGAGCAGAAACAGAGATGGGGTTGAGTCCGTGTAAATTAACAAAGATTTTGAATTTGGTTCCCGCAGGTATGGTGGCGAACGTTGTTTCTAAACTTTGTTTCCATTCCGTTACTTCTGCTTCTGAGATGGCACCAGAGAAGCGCGTGACCACAAGGTCAGATTCCTTTTCCCATTTGGTATATATTTCGTTTTTCATATTTCTTGGACTTTGAGGAGTAATCCCTAGGTCTCAAAAAAAGGGTTTTTCCTTAGAATCATTCTAGGTAGATTGCAAAAAAACAGCGGTTTCAAATTCTTACCTAAAAGCCTGAGATTGAGTTTTTTAAGAATATTTTGATATTCTTAACCTCCTTCAAAATAAAAAAACAAGGAAATTATATGCAGCGTAATTCTATAAAATTCATATTACTACTGAGTGGTGCTTCCATTCTTTTTATCATCAGTTGTTCTGTTGGAGCTGTAGCATATTACTTTGGACAACAAAAGATAAAAGAAGCTTATCTTGGTCAAATGCATGGAATAGTAGGTGTTGTTGGCCAGGAAATCGACGATTTTTTTGTTAACCATGTCAATGTCATTAAAACCGTAGCAAATGACAGAAGAACTATTGATTCCATTAAAACAGGAAAACCAATCGCACAAACATATTTTAAAGAATTGAATGATCGTTATGCGGTATATGAAAATATATACACTCATACTTATGATAATGATCCTCGAGTTGTTGCCGATGCTACTGGGCAAGCCATCGGATGGAAAATGAAACCAGAAGATATGGATCCTGAAGAACTAAAGGCTGGAAAAGAAAAAAGATATTTTATCGGGAAACCAATTTTAAATCCTCTCACTAACAATCCTGTAGTTACGATTACATACCCAGTTTATGATAATGGCAAATTGATTGGAAATGCAGGCATAGCTCTTTCACTTATGAACTTAACGGACAAAGTGATTAATAAAATTAAAATTGGTCGTGATGGTTATGTTGTAGTTTCTACAAAAGCTGGATTACTGATCGCTTTAAAAGAAAAAGCTCAAATTTTAAAATATGATTTATCTAAAGATGAATCGGGTTCGCGCATGTTATCTCTAAAAACCGGAGAAGTCCTTGAGTTTAAATATTTAGAACGAGACCATCTAGCCGTGAGCCATCAGCTCAATGATTGGGGAATGATCATTCTTGCAATCCAACCACAAGAAGAAATCAAGGAAGCCCTTTTAGAATTACTTGTTCTTATTGTAATTTCTTCTATCGTCATTGCTTTAATTTCTATTTGGTTATTGTATATATTACTTAGTAAACGGTTAAATCCATTGGAAGAGGTTAGTAACATTTTCAGAGAAATGTCCGAAGGAGATTTAACTTCTTCCATCAAAGTAGTCTATGATGACGAAATTGGAAGAATGGGCCAAGGCCTTAATACTTTTATATCTAGCTTAAGAAAATCTTTCGAAGAAATTCAAAGAATAACAATGGAACTTGCTTCGGCATCAGAACAGCTTACCTCTTCTTCAAATAATTTTGCAACTGGGGCACAGTCTACAGCTGCCTCCTCAGAGGAAATGTCAGCCACCATTGAAGAAATGTCAGCGGGAATGGATTATATTGCTGCTTCTACTGAAAGACAGTTTGGAAACTTCGCCAACTTCCATTCAAAAATTCGCGAACTATCAGAAAGCATCCGCAAAATTGGTTCTGAAATTGAAAGCACATTGAAATTAGCAGAATCCATTTCGAACCAAGCTAAAAAAGGTGAAGAATCCATCCAAGGAATGAGCCAAATGATTGAGAACATCCTTCATTCTTCGGGAGAGATGACGGCGATCATTCAAATCATCAATGAAATTTCTGACCAAACACAACTTTTGGCATTGAACGCTGCGATTGAAGCAGCAAGGGCAGGTGAAGCTGGAAGAGGGTTTGCCGTAGTTGCTGATGAGATTTCCAAACTCTCAGAAAAAACAGCTTCATCTATTAAATCGATCGGAACAATGATTACAAAAAACAATCGGGAGTTGGACTCAGGTGCCAATGCCATTCGTTCTTCAGCTGCAATGCTACACAGTATCATTCAAAATGTGGAAACAGTGAGTATAGCAATGAACAAATTGTATTCTGTTACTTCAGCACAAGAATCCATTAAACGAGAAGTAGACGAAGGTGCTGATCAAATGGGACAAGATGCTGAATCAATCAAACTTTCTACTAACGAACAGAAAAGAGCAGTTCGAGAAATTTCCGAAGTCATTATCCAAATCAACGAACACACGTTAAGTACTGCTTCGGGATCAGAAGAAATGTCTTCATCTGCACAAAATTTAGCATCCACCGCTGAGATTTTAAAAGGGATTACGGACCGATTTAAGTTATAAAAATGGTTCGACATAGAATCAAAATTTGCCATCATCTTGATCAAATGATGGTTTTGAGGGTTCTATGTTTCATTTTTTTAAAATTTTAATCTCATTTATTGCCTTTGTTTTTTTCTTTCAATGTTTAGGAAGTCGTAGACCCATTGTTCCTTCCTATGTAGACCCACAAGGAAGTTTAAGGGAAACGGCCGTTGGAAAAAAATATATGGTTTCTACCGGAAACCCACTCGCAACCAAAGCAGCTATCAAAGTTTTAGATGAAGGTGGGAATGCCGTTGATGCAGCAGTAGCCGCATTGTTAGTGTTAAACGTAACAAATGGTGAAGCAGCTAGTTTTCCATCTGTTGCACCTACTTTGGTTTATGACCAAAAAACAGGACAGGTCAAAAGTTATATTGGTGCAGGTACAGCTCCTAAAAAAGCAAATATAGAATGGTTTAAAGAAAACGGTTATGATGTGATGCCGAAAAATTCTATTTTGGCTCAGTTGTTACCTGCATCGCCAGATGTCATTGTAAGACTGTTACAAGATCATGGAACAAAATCTTTTTCTGAGTTAGTAAAACCGGCTATTGCAGTTGCAGAAGAAGGATTTCCTGCCAATCGAATTCTGGTGAAAAATTTAGATTTACCTCTCTACAAACGATTGGGTTTTACACTGATTATGCCTTATAATTCAGAAGTATATCTGGAAAAAAAATGGTGGTATGGAATAAGAGAAGGCGAACTTACAAAACGTTTGGATCTTGCAAAAACTTGGAAGTCTATGGCAAATGAAGAAGTTATATCTCTCAAAAAAGGAAAAACCAGAAAACAAGCGTTAGAATCTGTAAGAGATTATTTTTATAAAGGTCCAGTTGCCGATTCAATCGTTAAATTACATACTGAAAAAGGTGGACTCTTTACAAAAGAAGATTTGGCAAATTATTCTGGTGGCTGGGAAAAACCAATTTCTGGTGAGTATGGGGAATACCAAATTCTTTCTAACCAAACTTGGACGCAAGGTCCCGTGGTTCCAATGGTATTACAATTGTTAGATGGTGTGGATTTAAAATCAATGGGTCACAACTCACCGGAGTACATTCACACAGTTTCACAAGCAATCGAACTGGTAGTAGCAGATAGAGAAAGGTATTTTGGAGATCCAAAATTTGTGGATGTTCCTGTTGAAGGATTACTTTCCAAAAAATATGCGATGCTTCGACGTAAACTGTTACAGAAAGAAGCATTTGGGGCCACTCCTCCTAGCGGGAATCCTTGGTTGTTCTCATCTAAAAAACCTATCTCTATACAAACACCACCTAACGAAGTAAAGGATGTCTCTGTAGGTGAAATTAAATATGGAAAAGACACAACGTATTTAAGTATCGTTGATGTATCAGGAAATGCAGTTTCTCTGACTCCAAGTGACTTCCCTCAGTCACCAATGGTTCCCGGTACTGGGCTTACCTTAGGCATTCGAATGACTCAATTTCGGCTAGATCCAAATCACCCGTCTTCATTGGTTCCTGGCAAACGTCCAAGAATCACTCCCAATCCAGGTATGGTTCTGAAAAATGGAAAGTTATGGATGAGTTTTGGTACTCCTGGTGGAGATGTACAAAGCCAAGCTATGATTCAGTTTTTTTTGAATGTCATCGTCTTTGGCATGGATCCACAAAAGGCAGTAGAAGCACCTAGATTTCGTTCGGTGAACTGGCCGGATAGTTTTTCGCCTCACACGTATCGTCCGGGTGGAATTGAACTAGAAGAATCTTTATACAATTTAGTATCAGATTCATTAAAAGAAAAAGGATATAAAGTATATAAAAAAGGCCATTTGGATAATGATTTAGGTTCCGTATGTGCAGTGTTAAACGACACTAAAAATCATAAACTCATTGGCGTTGCTGATCCAAGGGAAGAGTCTTGGGCAGAAGGAAAATAATTACGAATCAATGGTAAAAATACTTCTTATAGAAGATGAACCTGGAATTCAAGAAACTATCCAAATTACATTGGAATCAGAAGGTTTTATTGTTTCTATAGCCTCCACTGGGAAACAAGGAATAGAAAGGATTTCAAACGAGGTTTCCCTGGTCATTCTCGACGTTGGTTTACCTGACCAAAATGGATTTGAAGTATTAAAGGAAATTCGAAAAAAATATGTAACTCCTGTTATATTTTTGACGGCACGAAATACCGAAATTGATAAAGTTTTGGGGCTCGAAATTGGCGCTGATGATTATATAGTCAAACCATTTAGCCCCAGGGAACTTTTGGCAAGGATTCGTGCTATTTTAAGAAGATCCACACAAACACAAAATCAAGATGATCACAAACTTAGAATTTCATTGGATAAGAAGTTGGTATATTTTAACGGAATCAATTTAAATCTTTCGCCTTACGAATACAAAACTTTGGAACTGTTTTTTAAGTGGCCTGGAAGAATTTTTACTAGAGAAGAAATTATGGACATTGTGTGGACAGAGCCGGAAGATAGTTTCGACCGCGCAGTGGATACTGTCATCAAGAACATCCGTGCAAGGTTCAAAGAATTGGAACCAAATTTTGACCCCATTGAAACAAGAAGGGGACAAGGTTATGGATTAAAGGAAAAAATATGAACCTTTGGATTCGCATTATTATTAGTTTTTTTTTATCCTAAGTATTGGTTTTTATTATTTAATCGATAAAACAGAAGATTCGATTCGACCTCGGTATATGGAGACTGTTGAGGAATCACTCAATGACACAGCTCATATTTTATCAGCCATTGTAGAGGAACGGTTGGATCAAAATCCAAAAGAAATTTTCCACTTCAGTGAATTCCTCCATTCCTTTTTTTCACCCGTCTTTAAAAATACTAACAAACGTTCATTTGAAGCTAAGATCTATTCGTTGTTAAAAACAAATACAGATATTCAAGTATATATTACCAATGGAAAAGGAATGGTGATTTTCGATTCTGAAT
Protein-coding regions in this window:
- a CDS encoding methyl-accepting chemotaxis protein — encoded protein: MQRNSIKFILLLSGASILFIISCSVGAVAYYFGQQKIKEAYLGQMHGIVGVVGQEIDDFFVNHVNVIKTVANDRRTIDSIKTGKPIAQTYFKELNDRYAVYENIYTHTYDNDPRVVADATGQAIGWKMKPEDMDPEELKAGKEKRYFIGKPILNPLTNNPVVTITYPVYDNGKLIGNAGIALSLMNLTDKVINKIKIGRDGYVVVSTKAGLLIALKEKAQILKYDLSKDESGSRMLSLKTGEVLEFKYLERDHLAVSHQLNDWGMIILAIQPQEEIKEALLELLVLIVISSIVIALISIWLLYILLSKRLNPLEEVSNIFREMSEGDLTSSIKVVYDDEIGRMGQGLNTFISSLRKSFEEIQRITMELASASEQLTSSSNNFATGAQSTAASSEEMSATIEEMSAGMDYIAASTERQFGNFANFHSKIRELSESIRKIGSEIESTLKLAESISNQAKKGEESIQGMSQMIENILHSSGEMTAIIQIINEISDQTQLLALNAAIEAARAGEAGRGFAVVADEISKLSEKTASSIKSIGTMITKNNRELDSGANAIRSSAAMLHSIIQNVETVSIAMNKLYSVTSAQESIKREVDEGADQMGQDAESIKLSTNEQKRAVREISEVIIQINEHTLSTASGSEEMSSSAQNLASTAEILKGITDRFKL
- a CDS encoding response regulator, which produces MVKILLIEDEPGIQETIQITLESEGFIVSIASTGKQGIERISNEVSLVILDVGLPDQNGFEVLKEIRKKYVTPVIFLTARNTEIDKVLGLEIGADDYIVKPFSPRELLARIRAILRRSTQTQNQDDHKLRISLDKKLVYFNGINLNLSPYEYKTLELFFKWPGRIFTREEIMDIVWTEPEDSFDRAVDTVIKNIRARFKELEPNFDPIETRRGQGYGLKEKI
- a CDS encoding gamma-glutamyltransferase family protein gives rise to the protein MFHFFKILISFIAFVFFFQCLGSRRPIVPSYVDPQGSLRETAVGKKYMVSTGNPLATKAAIKVLDEGGNAVDAAVAALLVLNVTNGEAASFPSVAPTLVYDQKTGQVKSYIGAGTAPKKANIEWFKENGYDVMPKNSILAQLLPASPDVIVRLLQDHGTKSFSELVKPAIAVAEEGFPANRILVKNLDLPLYKRLGFTLIMPYNSEVYLEKKWWYGIREGELTKRLDLAKTWKSMANEEVISLKKGKTRKQALESVRDYFYKGPVADSIVKLHTEKGGLFTKEDLANYSGGWEKPISGEYGEYQILSNQTWTQGPVVPMVLQLLDGVDLKSMGHNSPEYIHTVSQAIELVVADRERYFGDPKFVDVPVEGLLSKKYAMLRRKLLQKEAFGATPPSGNPWLFSSKKPISIQTPPNEVKDVSVGEIKYGKDTTYLSIVDVSGNAVSLTPSDFPQSPMVPGTGLTLGIRMTQFRLDPNHPSSLVPGKRPRITPNPGMVLKNGKLWMSFGTPGGDVQSQAMIQFFLNVIVFGMDPQKAVEAPRFRSVNWPDSFSPHTYRPGGIELEESLYNLVSDSLKEKGYKVYKKGHLDNDLGSVCAVLNDTKNHKLIGVADPREESWAEGK